A region from the uncultured Draconibacterium sp. genome encodes:
- a CDS encoding phosphoadenylyl-sulfate reductase: MQELTNKYNTQLKQKSIFEKLQFLVEEHPGKVVFTTSFGYEDQVITDIIFKNDLPVKVVTLDTGRLFPETYKVYRSTLEKYKKPIKAYFPPTNEVENLLDEKGPFSFYESLENRKECCYIRKVIPLKRALKGNEIWITGLRASQSENRSEMKFFEFDEGNKIVKFNPLMEWSLEETIDWVKKYNVPYNVLHDKGFVSIGCQPCTRAIQPGEDFRAGRWWWEQGSGKECGLHSLKK; encoded by the coding sequence ATGCAAGAACTAACAAACAAGTACAATACTCAACTGAAACAAAAATCGATTTTTGAAAAATTACAATTCCTGGTGGAAGAGCATCCCGGGAAAGTGGTTTTTACTACCAGTTTTGGTTACGAAGACCAGGTGATAACTGATATTATTTTTAAAAACGACCTGCCTGTAAAAGTTGTTACTTTAGATACCGGCCGACTTTTTCCTGAAACCTATAAAGTATACCGCAGCACGCTCGAAAAATATAAAAAGCCCATAAAAGCTTATTTCCCTCCAACCAACGAAGTAGAAAACCTGTTGGATGAAAAGGGGCCGTTTAGTTTTTACGAATCGCTTGAAAACCGAAAAGAGTGTTGTTACATCCGCAAGGTAATTCCATTAAAACGTGCTTTAAAAGGAAACGAAATCTGGATTACCGGATTACGTGCTTCGCAGTCGGAAAACCGCAGCGAAATGAAATTTTTTGAATTTGATGAAGGTAACAAGATCGTGAAATTCAATCCGCTGATGGAATGGAGCCTGGAAGAAACTATCGACTGGGTAAAAAAATACAATGTACCGTACAATGTGTTGCACGATAAAGGTTTTGTTAGTATTGGCTGCCAGCCTTGCACACGCGCCATTCAACCGGGCGAAGATTTTCGTGCAGGTCGCTGGTGGTGGGAGCAGGGCTCAGGCAAAGAGTGTGGCCTGCATTCGCTAAAAAAATAG
- a CDS encoding class I SAM-dependent rRNA methyltransferase — translation MTKEFVKVVLKSGKDQSLLRFHPWVFSGAIKKMYGTPAEGDLVKVYSNKDQFLGIGHYQVGSIAVRIVSFEEVVPDYDFWRSKIERAWNLRMKLGFENNTETNVFRLVHAEGDGMPGLIIDFYNGTAVMQMHSIGMYLIREELVKALQEVLGDKLKAVYNKSEKTLPFKAEVKSEDGYLFGSDSENEVLEYGLRFKVDWERGQKTGFFVDQRENRKLVQDYSKNRDVLNMFCYTGGFSFYAMQGGAKSVHSVDASAKAIDLTDENVELNFPNDKRHKSTVIDGFEYLKDIQDKYDLIILDPPAFAKHRNTLPQALKGYKRINTRAFEQIRKGGILFTFSCSQVVSKEKFREAVFSAAAISGRNVRILHQMSQPVDHPVNIYHPESEYLKGLVLYVE, via the coding sequence ATGACAAAAGAGTTTGTCAAAGTGGTTTTGAAATCGGGTAAAGACCAGTCATTACTGCGTTTTCATCCCTGGGTGTTTTCCGGAGCAATAAAAAAAATGTATGGCACCCCTGCCGAAGGTGATTTGGTAAAAGTATATTCAAACAAAGACCAGTTTTTGGGAATCGGACACTACCAGGTAGGATCGATAGCAGTGCGAATTGTATCGTTTGAAGAGGTTGTGCCTGATTACGATTTCTGGAGAAGCAAAATAGAACGAGCCTGGAACCTACGAATGAAGTTAGGTTTTGAAAACAATACCGAAACCAATGTTTTTCGCCTCGTACATGCCGAAGGCGATGGCATGCCCGGCCTGATTATCGATTTTTATAACGGAACGGCGGTCATGCAAATGCATTCCATTGGTATGTATCTTATTCGCGAAGAGCTGGTAAAAGCTTTGCAGGAAGTGCTGGGCGATAAGCTTAAGGCCGTTTACAATAAAAGCGAAAAAACATTACCGTTTAAAGCCGAAGTAAAATCAGAAGACGGTTATCTTTTCGGGTCGGATTCAGAAAATGAAGTGCTGGAGTATGGTTTACGTTTTAAAGTAGACTGGGAGCGCGGACAAAAAACCGGATTTTTTGTTGACCAGCGTGAAAATCGGAAACTGGTACAAGACTACTCGAAAAACCGCGATGTGCTGAACATGTTTTGTTACACCGGAGGATTTTCGTTTTACGCCATGCAGGGTGGTGCCAAATCGGTACATTCGGTTGATGCATCGGCTAAGGCTATCGACCTGACAGATGAAAATGTTGAGCTTAATTTTCCGAACGACAAACGCCATAAATCAACGGTAATTGATGGTTTCGAATACCTGAAAGATATTCAGGACAAATACGACCTGATAATTCTGGATCCGCCGGCATTTGCCAAGCACCGGAATACCCTGCCACAGGCATTAAAAGGATACAAGCGAATAAATACCCGTGCTTTCGAACAGATTCGTAAAGGTGGCATTTTGTTTACCTTTTCGTGTTCGCAGGTGGTGTCAAAAGAAAAATTCAGAGAAGCGGTATTTTCTGCAGCTGCAATTTCAGGACGAAATGTGCGGATATTACACCAAATGAGCCAACCGGTTGATCATCCGGTAAATATTTACCACCCCGAAAGCGAATATTTGAAGGGTTTGGTTTTGTATGTGGAGTAA
- a CDS encoding 3'-5' exonuclease — protein sequence MFRESISNEELTDLPLKRFEGQIVLVDSLRKVKYAIEELSRENTIGFDTETKPSFKKGVVNKVALLQLSTKNKAFLFRINRIGLPREIVELLADDKVIKPGVAIRDDIKGLQEFVAFKPGGFVELQDEAKEMGIQNFSLKKLTAIACGFRISKGQQLTNWEADELTEAQQYYAATDAWAALEIFKNFSKN from the coding sequence ATGTTTAGAGAAAGTATTTCAAACGAAGAATTAACCGACCTGCCTTTAAAACGTTTTGAAGGGCAAATTGTATTGGTAGATTCGTTGCGGAAAGTAAAATACGCGATTGAGGAGCTAAGTAGAGAAAATACAATTGGTTTTGATACGGAGACCAAACCTTCATTTAAAAAAGGGGTGGTAAACAAAGTGGCATTATTGCAATTGTCGACAAAGAACAAGGCCTTTTTATTTCGGATTAACCGCATTGGATTGCCACGCGAAATTGTGGAGCTATTGGCCGATGATAAGGTGATTAAACCGGGTGTGGCCATTCGCGACGATATTAAAGGATTGCAGGAATTTGTTGCTTTTAAACCCGGTGGCTTTGTAGAACTGCAGGACGAAGCTAAAGAAATGGGTATTCAGAATTTTAGCCTGAAAAAATTAACAGCCATTGCCTGTGGGTTTCGAATATCGAAAGGACAACAGCTTACCAACTGGGAGGCTGATGAATTAACAGAAGCACAACAATATTATGCGGCTACCGATGCGTGGGCTGCATTGGAAATTTTCAAGAACTTTTCAAAAAATTAA
- a CDS encoding DUF5063 domain-containing protein, giving the protein MDQVVYSKNVVEFVTVANEYCSTIENVAHLSAEENLGKLQKMLPLLYLKASVLPKIETVMEDELEKFVSELDYNMLHQKWMQLLGEHDGFYEVFDPNIQFGEETVRSSISENLLDIYQDLKDCITNYSIGNEEVMNDTLAECKLHFEEFWGQQLVNVLRAVHMLVYSDADFSVQNNNEDVVPGTGNPQWLDKFWGTDEEEE; this is encoded by the coding sequence ATGGATCAGGTCGTATATTCAAAAAATGTGGTCGAATTTGTAACAGTAGCCAACGAGTACTGTTCTACCATCGAGAATGTAGCGCATCTTAGTGCCGAAGAGAATTTGGGCAAACTTCAGAAAATGCTTCCCTTGCTTTATTTAAAAGCATCGGTTTTACCCAAAATTGAAACGGTAATGGAAGACGAGCTGGAGAAATTTGTTAGCGAACTTGATTATAATATGTTGCACCAAAAATGGATGCAGTTACTTGGTGAACATGATGGATTTTACGAAGTTTTTGATCCGAATATTCAATTTGGCGAAGAAACGGTACGGTCAAGCATCTCAGAAAATCTGTTGGATATTTACCAGGATTTAAAGGACTGTATTACCAATTACAGCATTGGCAACGAAGAGGTAATGAATGATACACTTGCAGAATGTAAGTTGCATTTTGAGGAATTCTGGGGGCAACAGCTGGTTAACGTTTTACGCGCCGTGCATATGTTGGTTTATAGCGACGCCGATTTTTCGGTACAAAATAATAACGAGGACGTAGTTCCGGGAACCGGGAATCCGCAGTGGCTGGATAAATTCTGGGGAACCGACGAAGAGGAGGAATAA
- a CDS encoding ATP-dependent DNA helicase RecQ, with the protein MEDFRQILTRYWGYPEFRPLQLEIIEAVASGKDTLGLMPTGGGKSITFQVYSLAHEGICVVVTPLIALMKDQVENLNRKGIKALAVHSGMSAREIKLTLDNAVWGNYKFLYVSPERLNSQRFLERLEQMNVNLLTVDEAHCISQWGYDFRPSYLNIVEVRKLLPAVKVLALTATATPKVADDIQDKLGFKEKNLLKMSFHRENLSYLVRHVENKTGYLLDTLQKVKGSGVVYVRNRKATREVAFELRKNGVSANYYHAGLSNAIRSARQDDWLNGRTRVIVATNAFGMGIDKSNVRFVIHIDSPDSLEAYYQEAGRAGRDGKKSAAVLLYNNADTTKLKKHITVSFPDIDNIKRIYDSLCNYFQVAVGHGKGMVHEFSLQGFAQAYKFQQAMVYNSLKILQRQAYLEFTEQVDSPSRVYFPISRDELYKFQVANAKLDDFIKLLLRSYTGLFSGYVAIDEELLSKRTGLDGDQVYNYLKHLRQSKVIDYVPRSQTPFIYFTKERVPVDRLKISKENYDLRKKDYIEKIEAVIHYATDSATCRSQILLNYFGETDAPACGTCDICKAKNTLALSDYEFETISKRVKTLIEKPCSYESLLFKLKGDQQKMREVIKWLLDNKKIIYRVDNLLEWND; encoded by the coding sequence ATGGAAGACTTCAGGCAGATACTTACCCGCTATTGGGGCTACCCCGAATTCCGGCCGCTGCAGCTTGAAATTATTGAAGCTGTTGCCTCCGGAAAGGATACGCTTGGACTGATGCCAACGGGAGGAGGAAAATCCATAACTTTTCAGGTTTATTCTTTGGCGCACGAAGGTATTTGTGTGGTGGTTACTCCTTTAATTGCCTTAATGAAGGACCAGGTAGAAAACCTGAACAGGAAAGGAATAAAAGCATTGGCAGTGCATAGCGGCATGTCGGCACGCGAAATAAAACTTACCCTTGATAATGCCGTTTGGGGGAATTATAAGTTTTTATACGTTTCTCCGGAACGACTGAATTCGCAACGTTTTCTGGAGCGCTTGGAGCAAATGAACGTCAACCTGTTAACGGTTGATGAGGCACATTGTATTTCGCAATGGGGCTACGATTTTCGGCCCAGCTATTTAAATATTGTTGAGGTACGCAAACTTTTGCCAGCTGTAAAAGTATTGGCTTTAACAGCAACAGCAACGCCAAAAGTGGCCGACGACATACAGGATAAACTGGGCTTCAAAGAGAAGAATTTGTTAAAAATGTCTTTTCATCGCGAAAATTTGAGTTACCTGGTGCGCCACGTAGAAAACAAAACCGGCTACCTGCTTGATACCCTGCAAAAAGTGAAAGGCTCGGGTGTTGTATATGTTCGCAACCGAAAAGCAACCCGCGAAGTGGCCTTCGAATTGCGGAAGAATGGTGTCTCGGCCAACTATTATCATGCCGGACTAAGCAATGCCATACGTAGCGCACGGCAAGACGATTGGCTGAACGGAAGAACAAGGGTAATTGTGGCCACCAATGCGTTTGGAATGGGGATTGACAAATCCAACGTTCGTTTTGTTATTCATATTGATTCGCCCGATTCGCTTGAAGCCTATTACCAGGAGGCAGGCAGGGCAGGGCGCGATGGAAAGAAATCAGCTGCGGTGCTTTTATACAATAATGCCGATACCACCAAACTCAAAAAACATATTACTGTATCGTTCCCCGACATTGATAATATAAAACGTATATACGATTCGCTTTGTAACTATTTTCAGGTGGCGGTTGGCCACGGAAAAGGAATGGTGCACGAGTTTAGCCTTCAGGGGTTTGCACAGGCTTATAAGTTTCAGCAGGCCATGGTTTACAATAGTTTAAAAATATTACAGCGGCAGGCCTATCTCGAATTTACCGAGCAGGTGGATAGCCCTTCGCGGGTGTATTTCCCAATATCGCGCGACGAGCTGTACAAATTTCAGGTGGCCAATGCCAAACTCGACGATTTTATAAAATTATTATTGCGCTCGTATACCGGATTGTTTAGCGGTTACGTGGCGATTGATGAAGAACTGCTATCGAAACGTACAGGGCTTGATGGCGACCAGGTTTATAACTACCTGAAACACCTGCGCCAGTCGAAAGTAATTGATTATGTGCCAAGGAGCCAGACCCCTTTTATTTATTTTACCAAAGAGCGTGTGCCTGTTGATCGCTTAAAGATTTCGAAAGAGAATTACGACCTGCGTAAAAAAGATTACATAGAAAAGATTGAGGCGGTTATTCATTATGCTACCGATTCGGCAACATGCCGAAGCCAGATATTATTGAATTACTTTGGCGAAACGGACGCTCCGGCTTGTGGAACCTGCGATATTTGCAAAGCAAAAAATACGCTTGCTTTAAGCGATTACGAATTTGAAACCATAAGCAAACGGGTAAAAACGCTGATTGAAAAGCCATGTTCGTATGAGAGTTTGCTATTTAAATTAAAAGGCGACCAGCAAAAAATGCGCGAAGTAATTAAATGGCTTCTTGATAACAAAAAAATAATCTATCGGGTAGATAACCTGCTGGAATGGAATGATTAA
- the guaB gene encoding IMP dehydrogenase, translated as MSFLEDKIQFEGLTFDDVLLIPSYSELLPREVDLSSRFTRNIVINTPILSAAMDTVTEHKMAIAIAREGGIGVIHKNMGIEEQAHQVTTVKRAENGMIYDPITITPEKKVIDALQFMAKYKIGGIPVVDGHGHLVGIVTNRDLRFERNMERPISEVMTSENLVSTTESTDLEKAAEILQEYKIEKLPVVDKHNKLIGLVTYKDITKAKDKPLACKDEKGRLRVAAGIGIAGDTMDRVDELVRAQVDALVIDTAHGHTKGVVDMLKRVKAKYPEKDVVAGNIATAEAAKLLVAAGADAVKVGIGPGSICTTRVIAGVGVPQLSAIYNVSKAIKGAGVPVIGDGGIRYSGDIVKGLAAGADSMMAGGLFAGVEESPGETILYQGRKFKAYRGMGSVEAMQKGSKDRYFQDMEEDIKKLVPEGIAARVPYKGSLYEVLYQLIGGLRAGMGYCGAQNIKILQEARFTRISNAGVQESHPHDVSITREAPNYSSRQ; from the coding sequence ATGTCGTTTCTAGAAGACAAAATTCAATTTGAAGGTTTAACCTTCGATGATGTTCTTTTAATTCCCTCATATTCAGAACTGTTACCCCGAGAAGTCGATCTTTCTTCAAGATTTACCAGAAACATTGTAATTAATACCCCGATTTTATCGGCAGCGATGGATACTGTTACCGAACACAAAATGGCCATCGCCATTGCACGCGAGGGAGGTATTGGTGTTATTCATAAAAACATGGGTATTGAAGAACAAGCCCACCAGGTAACAACCGTAAAACGTGCCGAAAATGGTATGATCTACGACCCGATTACCATTACCCCTGAGAAAAAAGTTATTGATGCCCTTCAGTTTATGGCCAAATATAAAATTGGAGGTATTCCTGTAGTTGACGGACACGGGCACCTGGTTGGCATTGTTACCAACCGCGATTTGCGTTTCGAACGCAACATGGAACGCCCAATTTCAGAAGTAATGACCAGCGAGAACCTGGTTTCGACTACTGAATCTACCGACCTTGAAAAAGCCGCAGAAATTCTTCAGGAATATAAAATAGAAAAACTGCCCGTTGTTGATAAACACAATAAACTTATCGGGCTGGTAACCTACAAAGACATTACAAAAGCAAAAGATAAGCCACTGGCCTGTAAAGATGAAAAAGGCCGTTTACGTGTAGCAGCAGGTATTGGCATTGCCGGCGACACTATGGATCGGGTTGACGAACTGGTTAGGGCACAGGTTGATGCCTTGGTTATTGACACCGCCCACGGACATACCAAAGGAGTGGTTGACATGCTAAAGCGGGTAAAAGCAAAATACCCCGAAAAAGACGTGGTGGCCGGTAACATTGCCACTGCCGAAGCTGCAAAATTATTGGTTGCCGCAGGTGCCGATGCCGTAAAAGTTGGAATTGGCCCGGGATCAATTTGTACAACCAGGGTGATTGCAGGCGTTGGAGTTCCACAACTTTCAGCCATTTATAATGTATCAAAAGCCATTAAAGGCGCCGGTGTACCGGTTATTGGCGATGGCGGTATTCGCTATTCGGGCGATATTGTTAAAGGACTTGCTGCCGGAGCCGACTCAATGATGGCAGGAGGTTTGTTTGCCGGTGTTGAAGAATCGCCAGGCGAAACCATTCTATACCAGGGCCGTAAATTTAAGGCTTACCGCGGAATGGGGTCGGTTGAGGCCATGCAAAAAGGTTCGAAAGACCGCTATTTCCAGGATATGGAAGAAGACATAAAAAAACTGGTTCCGGAAGGAATTGCTGCACGTGTACCATATAAAGGATCGTTGTACGAAGTATTGTACCAGCTTATTGGTGGCTTGCGTGCAGGAATGGGATACTGCGGAGCACAAAATATCAAAATTTTGCAGGAAGCAAGGTTTACCCGTATTTCCAATGCCGGGGTGCAGGAAAGTCACCCACACGATGTAAGCATTACCCGTGAAGCACCAAACTACAGCAGCCGCCAATAA